CTCATATTTTCCGTCTGTCCCTGTTTCTCCCAGACTGGTGAAGAACTTATTTGACCTGGCTCGCCAGCACAAACCTTCAATCATCTTCATCGATGAGGTGGACTCGCTGTGCGGATCAAGGAATGAGAATGAGAGTGAGGCCGCCCGCCGCATCAAGACAGAGTTCTTGGTCCAGATGCAAGGTGAGCCAAATGAGAATGATAAGAGCAACGTGAAGTGTAGAATATGCaatattaaatcaaatttattGTATATATGACAAAAGAAAACGATAAAGTTATTGTAAAATATGCAAACACCCTTTCCTGACACTGAAGCAGAGTTGACCAAAGCTCTCTGGGTTTGCAGGTGTGGGAAACAACAACGATGGAATCTTAGTGCTGGGGGCCACCAACATCCCCTGGGTGCTAGACGCTGCCATCCGCAGAAGGTCAGTTGGTTTTATAAGTGGAGTCATTCGGAATAACTTCATTTCTTACTAAGGAGAGGTAAATTCATCTTGGTCAttcaggaaatacattttactgtagCTGTATAAAAAATGATGCCCCATTCCAACTTTAGCAGGTAGGTGTAAGATTTAAGTTTCAAGTTTTGCCTAAGATAAATCTGTATCagttaaaacacttaaaatgttcTGACCTCAAATTTAAATCAAGTTCAAACTAGGCTTAATTTGAATTGTGCAGTGCTGATTCCAAAAAGTTGGGACgctgtgtaaaatataaatgaatcaGTATGAGATAATTTACTAATTGCTATTTCACATGTATCAAGACAGTACAGAGACAATTTATTCAATACATATGATTTACTTATTCTCCTTCATTggtttttgtaaatatatgcttattCTGGATTTGATATCAACAATGTGTTTCTGACAAGTTGTAgaataatttattaaaaaaatacatttgtttagtggtttctgccattttttcatgcaaaaatgtaaaatatatgctaatgctagctttttaaatgtgaggatttgccgcttttctctgtcatttacAATGGTAAATGAAaagtgtttgggttttggaaTCAAAACACTAATAGTAGTGGATAGAAATGTTTCAGTTGATTGAGGGTTAAGTGCAcaaaataatctgatttaattGTGTACTTTTACTAAAATAATTGTTAATTAGACCTATATCATTGAAGTACTACGCTAAAAATGGCCTTGGTCTGACACGACTGGGCTCTCTTTGTTCTAATATTTAGCCCAGCACATATACAAGCTCTGAGATACACCTTAAACAAGCACATTGTTCATGTAATCTATGTTTCAAAATACCGGTAGATTGAATAACCTCTGTTGTGTGTCAGATTTGAGAAGCGTATCTACATCCCTCTCCCAGAGGAGCCAGCTCGGTCTCAGATGTTTCGTCTCCATCTGGGCAACACACCACACAGCCTGAGCGAGGCCGACCTGCGGCAGCTTGCCCGCAAAACAGATGGCTACTCCGGCGCCGACATCAGCATCATCGTGCGGGATGCGCTCATGCAGCCCGTTAGGAAGGTCCAGTCTGCTACGCACTTCAAAAAGGTGACCTCATTAGAAACCCGAGGAAAAATCGTCAGAAGCCCATGTCAGTCCAATCGCTGTTTTGGTTcatagtttgtttgttgttgttttcttgttcatGCTCCTGCAGGTTCGTGGCCCATCCCGAAGCAACATCCAGGTGATGGTGGATGACCTCTTGACTCCATGTTCCCCTGGTGACCCTGCAGCCATAGAGATGACCTGGATGGACGTGCCTAGTGATAAGCTACTGGAGCCCATAGTCTGCATGGTGAGAAACATACAAAGATGATCTTTCTATAAAAtactgcagctcttcattccAGATCCCAATGTGATGTTCCCTCCATTGTAACACTGCTCTATAGACAAatcatttctcattttggttTGCACTAACTGGGCAATTTTCATACCcatgtttattattcattaataacaatacactgcccacactgtttataattacactgtttatatttgtacatgTTATGTATATAAgagtctatttctatttcttacctttttagtatattgtttattttttactagtATTATTGTTTAGTGTTATATTGAACTGCCCCTTGATTAATGAAGGAATTCTAATTCTGAACAAGAGGAAAGTTCACTAAAActggcctttttaaaaaaatattaaactttGTGATGTTACAACTAAATCCTAAAAATAATAGCctataaatatgtgtttatacACAAGTAGATCGATTTctctacatttgttttcttatgtCCAGAGATAGATTGTGATGAGTAAATCCAGGTACTGTGTAACAGTTAAAGCTTTTCAAGCGTTTTTGTTATGTGTGAAACTCCCTTGACATCCAGATAGAAATCACTAAATCATGTATAGTTTAGTTGTAGCAAGAAGAATTTGAGTCTGTTTGAGCTCTGCTAGAtcttttttagacatttgaGTCTTGATGCAATGAGGAGTCTGGGAAAGAAGTTTAATGAAGAATCTGAACAATTCAgtatctgtggctgctgcaggcctctaAAAAGTCCATCAAATCGCCTCCTCAGCCTTGACAGGCTACTTGTCTTTCTACGTATGatgctgcctgcctgctgtcACTCTCTCGTGCACTCATTGATTGGAGTGTTCCGCAGGCCTGGGCAGATTTAATGCTAAAGCTATTAGCCAGCTAGTAGCACAAGAATTACTGAAAGTGCAGCCACAATTCCCCACTTCTAACATGGCAGCTTGACAGCAGGGAGTACTAACAATAGCCACGTTCTTGGTTAATTCATTATGATaatgttgagtgtttttttacatgtgagTGAGACGTAAGGTGACTGGATATGGTCAGCGAGGATGATGCACTGTGCTCACACAGTACACATCCCCTGAGCCTGACGTTTAGAAGCTAACTCAGTAGAACACACTCCCTGAGTCAAAGAATACAGCATCAACAGCCTTATTCATCGGCTcacccagttagcacaaagcacacacatacagcagtgGACTGGTACTGTTTTTGCCTGGTAGCCTTTTCGAACTGAGGTGTGTTCATTACGGCTATTTTGCCTGGGATTATATGATTGTGACATTCAACAGAGTTGTTAATTTATGGATTTATTAGATTACAAAATGCTAAGAGGCcttgtgtaatgtaatgtacGTATCTACCTGCTGGCCAGCGAGGGGTACAGGGCAGGCAGTTCAGCAGCTCATGGCTCTGAAGGAGGCCAAGACAGGAGGAGTGGGATTTATTTGAGTAAATACTTAGTTTCTCCTCAGCTTCAGcagcaaaaacatgtttgctgttaAAGTGTACTTGAACATTAGTCAGGTGGTAAAGTGGATGAAGAAAAAttttaataaatgacaaaactgacttgaatctctttttcttttgcagtcaGACATGCTGCGCTCTCTGTCCACCACCCGTCCCACAGTCAACACTGAAGATCTGCTGAAGGTCAAGAAGTTCACAGAGGACTTTGGGATGGagggctgagagacagagcgCCATCTTAACCtgccccacctcctctcccctgtCTACCAGAAGGGTCAAACTGCTCCCATCCACACTCACCCCACCCAGTAACTGCTCTACCATCCTATAGGCTTCCATCTCTCAGCTGAGCGCTTGGTTCACTGCCTCTtatggatttcaaaataaaccacTGGTCTGTTGGAACAACAAACGAAATCCAGGCCAGTATTTTTGAATGCTCCGATAAAGTTGACCAAATGCTACAATAGAACATTTTGGTGTGATTTGGTAGTTGGACAGTAGAGCCCATGTCTTTCCCCCCCATTTCTGTTACAAAGCAGCCGCTACAGCATATTCACTACAAGAACTTCTCGTCTAACCTGCATCGTTGTGAGGAAAgctgaattgaactgaatgaAGTTTGTCCCTCTCTGAGCCGATTCTATCTGACTGAAAGACTGTATATTTTGTTGCCGTCGTGCACTTGGAACGCAATGAAGGACAGTTATGTTTGAAGAAGACACAAAATAAGAAGACAGTTCTCCTGCCAggcatgtgagtgtgtggatgcatctaagtgtttttattaaaacatgtgtgtgttattgtattTGTCCATATGTTGAGAGCcctgttattttgttatttgatgAAGAGTTAAATTAATTGACGATCACTGCTGCCTCCGTGTCCCACTGCAGCTCTCTTTGTGTCTGCGTCAGGCCTGTACCTCAGTGCCAGCAGCAGTCTGAGCAAAGCTTCCATATTCAGTATCTAATATGTAAGAGATGTGCTTGATCGAGAGCCAAACGCCACATTTCATCAGTCCAAAAAATTTGAAAGCGAAAACCTCATTGTTAACCCTCTTGTTGCTCTTGAGTGAAGAGTCTCACTATGAGGCAACTATTCTGGAGCTTCTCATgatcttcctcagcagatggagtttgtgtgtctgtcctgtTCAAATTCCCAATTTCTTGGGGCCTTTCGCTGATGTTGGCTTAATAGCTGAGGTTTAAAGTTTACATTTAACCTTGAAAACAGCAGGTGGTCCATTAAGAAACAGTTCTGGAGGTTTCAGTTGTATAACGGGATGTTCGTGATCACAGTTCATAAGTCAGCTCAATGAGTTCTATGGAGTGTTCCCACCAAATTAAAAATCTACACATCTGCAATTCTGGGCCAAATCTTGATcactttgcatttttaattggcCGATGATGATCATGTGGGTGGCTAtagctcaggggtagagccagtgtcttgttatcataaggttgctggtttgattcccctggtctgcatgtcagtgtgtccttgtgtaagatactgaacccccaaACACTTGtaatgtgatttctttctgGATTTGCTTTTATTGAGGTTGGTGTTTGGCAGTCCGTTCAGCTTTGATTGTGTCGGCACTGAACATACAGAGTTAAAGAGAATCCATCCAACACGTCTCTTTTCAATTTTGTTGTTTGCCCTGGCATTCATTGTTCAGCAATTCTACAGAACACTTTATACAACATGTTTGATCTCACCTGACATGTAACTTGACTTAGTAGagatacagtatgtttacaCTTGAAGTATTATAACTTTTGTTGATGTTTCATTAAGGAGCTCCGATgaatgtcctgttttttttttctttttctgccaatACACACACCAGGCTCCACTCTGAAGCAGACCATGTTGTTTCATGGCTTGCTCTTCTTTTCAAGCTCATGTGATGTTTGTCCTGTTGTCAGCTAACAGACAATAGGGAACACGCGCCATGCTAGCTAATAAGAAGCAGGATCACACAGTTAGCCATTTCGATTGGCTCTCTGGGGTCGTCTGGCTAAATCAGCGATGGGACTTCTCGTGTTTAGCTcagtgctgtgtgtct
This sequence is a window from Acanthopagrus latus isolate v.2019 chromosome 8, fAcaLat1.1, whole genome shotgun sequence. Protein-coding genes within it:
- the vps4a gene encoding vacuolar protein sorting-associated protein 4A; the protein is MTTSTLQKAIDLVTKATEEDKAKNYEEALRLYQHAVEYFLHAIKYEAHSDKAKESIRAKCMQYLDRAEKLKDYLKNKDKQGKKPVKEAQSNDKSDSDSEGENPEKKKLQEQLMGAIVMEKPNVRWNDVAGLEGAKEALKEAVILPIKFPHLFTGKRTPWRGILLFGPPGTGKSYLAKAVATEANNSTFFSVSSSDLMSKWLGESEKLVKNLFDLARQHKPSIIFIDEVDSLCGSRNENESEAARRIKTEFLVQMQGVGNNNDGILVLGATNIPWVLDAAIRRRFEKRIYIPLPEEPARSQMFRLHLGNTPHSLSEADLRQLARKTDGYSGADISIIVRDALMQPVRKVQSATHFKKVRGPSRSNIQVMVDDLLTPCSPGDPAAIEMTWMDVPSDKLLEPIVCMSDMLRSLSTTRPTVNTEDLLKVKKFTEDFGMEG